From a single Pseudophryne corroboree isolate aPseCor3 chromosome 6, aPseCor3.hap2, whole genome shotgun sequence genomic region:
- the LOC134935869 gene encoding beta-1,3-galactosyltransferase 5-like codes for MKIQVRALYSVLLVFTLMLLIRTMFLYTEKTRRKSLHHSSNFWLKFINFTTTKNAAPLTLHPMRESVTLNDGVHTYHLNLSRFLVEFPYLQSYRCSVIHDPKRETQATRNLVILAIKSHPQAGVRRQALRKTWARKWEIDGYSVRPIFLLGRIDVLGHMEMVTTESREFGDILQWDSAEGHHNLSLKERCFLEWLHHNIPEVSFVYKGDDDEYVNPHALVRYIKEHTISPQVLYGYLRPHSPVMRFSKYQVSESLFPSDTYPTFLSGGGFIFPGLSAKLLYEMSQKIPVFPLDDVYFGFLALAANLTYKHDARFHVYGLKFDACQYRQALVVHGLEQEQLVKCWKEVQHAKC; via the exons ATGAAGATCCAGGTTCGTGCCTTGTACAGCGTTTTACTGGTTTTCACCCTGATGCTGCTTATCAGAACAATGTTTTTGTATACTGAGAAGACGAGAAGGAAATCATTACATCACTCATCGAATTTCTGGCTAAAGTTCATCAATTTCACCACTACCAAAAATGCTGCACCCCTCACCCTGCATCCTATGAGGGAGTCCGTGACCCTTAATGATGGAGTTCACACTTATCATTTGAACCTCTCCCGATTCCTGGTGGAGTTTCCTTATCTACAGAGTTATCGCTGCTCAGTCATTCATGACCCAAAGAGAGAGACCCAGGCAACAAGGAACCTTGTCATTCTGGCAATCAAATCCCACCCGCAGGCCGGAGTCAGGAGACAAGCCCTCAGAAAAACTTGGGCTCGCAAATGGGAAATAGATGGTTACAGCGTGAGGCCAATATTTCTGTTGGGCCGGATAGATGTGCTTGGGCACATGGAAATGGTGACCACAGAGAGCCGGGAATTTGGTGACATTCTGCAGTGGGATTCTGCTGAGGGGCATCACAACCTATCTCTGAAGGAACGTTGTTTCCTTGAATGGCTGCACCACAACATCCCGGAGGTGTCTTTCGTATACAAAG GTGATGATGATGAGTACGTCAATCCTCATGCATTGGTCCGATACATAAAAGAACATACCATCAGCCCACAGGTGCTATATGGATACCTGAGGCCTCATTCACCTGTAATGCGCTTCTCCAAGTATCAGGTTTCTGAGTCGCTCTTCCCATCCGACACCTATCCCACCTTCCTGTCGGGTGGAGGCTTCATCTTCCCCGGGCTCTCAGCAAAGCTGCTCTATGAGATGTCTCAGAAGATCCCCGTTTTTCCATTGGACGATGTATATTTTGGTTTCTTGGCTCTGGCAGCCAATCTGACCTACAAACATGATGCTCGCTTTCACGTGTATGGACTAAAGTTTGATGCCTGCCAGTACCGTCAAGCTTTGGTTGTTCATGGGCTGGAACAAGAACAATTAGTAAAATGCTGGAAGGAGGTCCAGCATGCAAAGTGCTAG